In Deltaproteobacteria bacterium, the genomic stretch GCATCAAGATGGCCTACCCCATCCACCCGGAGTTGTTTGATCGGCTTTACAACGACTGGTCAACCCTGGATAAATTTCAGCGAACAAGGGGAGTGCTCCGATTAATGGCCGCGGTAATCCATTCATTATGGGAGCGACAGGACGGCAATCTGCTGATCATGCCTGCAACGGTCCCCATTGATGACCCGGCCGTGCAATTTGAATTGACGCGCTATCTGGACGACCAGTGGACTCCGGTTATCGCCAAAGACGTGGACGGCGAACATTCGTTGCCGCTCTCTCTCGACAGAGAGGTGCCCAACCTCGGACGATACTCTGCCTGCCGCCGGGTGGCCAGGACCATCTATGTCGGTTCCGCTCCGACGCAACGGGCTGCCAACCGCGGCATTGACGACCGGCAGGTCAAACTTGGATGTGTCCAGCCCGGTGAGACGGTGGCGACATTCGGAGACGCCCTGCGGCGGCTGACGGACCGGGCAACCTATTTGTATGTCGACGGCCGCCGGTACTGGTACTCAACGCAGCCGACCGTGACCCGTCTGGCCGAAGATCGGGCCGGCCAGCTTCACGAACATGATGTGCTGGACGAAATTGTCCGCAGATTGCGGGAAGAGGCCCGGAGCCGGAGCGATTTTCATCGGGTGCATGCATGCTCGGGCAGTAGTGATATTCCCGACGAGCGCGAAGCACGCCTGGTTATTCTTGGCCCTGAACATCCACATAGCAAGGGGCAACATGACAGTCCGGCGAGGCTCGAAGCACAAACCATTCTGGACAACCGCGGTAACAGCCCGCGCAATTACAAGAACACGCTTGTTTTCCTGGCCGGAGATGCAACCCGTCTGAAGGAATTGCAGACAGCAATCCGTCAGTACCTTGCGTGGAAGTCCATCTGGGATGAAAGAGAACAACTGAACCTTGATCCGTTCCAGTCCAAACAGGCCGACACGAAACGCAGGAATGCCAATGACACGGTCAAGGCCCGAATCCCCGAAACCTGGCAGTGGTTGCTTGCACCTGGACAACCTGAACTTCGTGGTGGGCTGGATTGGACAGAAATCCGTTTACAGGGCACCGACTCGCTTGCTTTGAGGGCCAGTAAAAAACTGAAAAATGAGGAGATGCTCCTCGTTCAGATGGGAGGCATCCGGCTCCGCCTGGAACTGGATCGCGTGCCTTTATGGCGAGGCGATGATGTGGCGGTGAAACAACTCATCGAGGACTTCGCAACGTACCTGTACCTTCCCCGCCTTCGTGATCCGGATGTTCTTGTGGCGGCGATCCGTGAAGGTGTATCCCGGTTGACATGGGAAGCAGATACATTTGCTTATGCCCAGGGCAAAGACGAAGAATCCGGGCGGTATCGCGCACTGGATGCAGGAAAAGCCGTAAACATCCAATCCGAGGGAGGGACGCTTCTGGTCAAGCCGGACGTGGCTGCACGGCAAATCCGCGAAGAAACCGCCCGTCGGGAAACATCTGCCGTTCCCGGAGGGGAAACAACATCTCCCGGACAACCGGGTGAAGCGGTTTTTCCCCCGGACAGCGGAGCGCAGGGCGCGGTGCAACCGGGAGACAGCGGTGTCACCCCCGTAACGCCGGTATACCGCCGATTTTATGGATCAGTAAAGTTGGATTCTCTCCGCGTCGGCCGTGATGCCGGGCGTATCGCCGATGAGGTGATTCAGCATTTAACAAAACTTGTCGGCGCTGAGGTCGAGGTAACGCTTGAGATTCAGGCCCAGTTACCTGATGGGGCCTCCGACAAGACCGTTCGTGATGTGACAGAAAACTGCCGGACACTTCGCTTCGACTCTTTTGGCTTTGAGGAGGAGTAAACCTGTTGCTTTGGATAAATTGGAAACACTGCAAAACGTTCCTGAGACATGGCAGAGAAAGGGATTTAATGAAAAGCGAGACAGGAAAATCAAGATGTACCGATTGAGGAAAAGGATACCCTTGTGCGAAAGATAACCAACCCGAAGAAACCCTTGTCCCGTCGAGAGGCATCGATACTCTCGCCGCTTCGTTATCCAGGAGCGAAGAGACGGCTGGCGGGTTATGTCGCTGAGGTTCTTCGGTTGAATTCTCTTCGGCCCAAACTTTTTGT encodes the following:
- a CDS encoding AAA+ family ATPase translates to MAKTNHGRVGEALELLNEELRPFVERELRAAHGDGWQDSVQAAIRQDRGAVKAAKTGEINWDTQNLLAVMWDQWNSVFRNTLGHAERSLVSELRDIRNRWAHHTPFSSDDAYRALDSIDRLLSAVSAPQAKEIEKQKMALLRVRFDEQRRNEMRKTRPVEGSPQGGLKPWREVVTPHKDVASGKYQQAEFAADLWQVYLGEAASEYQHPTEFFRRTFITEGLGKLLSNAVLRLSGKGGDPVVELQTNFGGGKTHSMLALYHLFSGTPAAELPGSEHVLKEAECNVPANVNRAVVVGTKISPGSPIRKDDGTVVRTIWGEIAWQLGGREGYEMVREDDENATNPGDRLKDLFNRFSPCLILIDEWVAYARQLHEGSDLPAGSFDTQFTFAQTLSESAKTAKDTLLVVSIPASDNEIGGDWGQRALSRLKNAIGRVESSWRPASPDEGFEIVRRRLFEPITDKQGFVARDAVARAFVEMYGTQHNEFPSECREAEYERRIKMAYPIHPELFDRLYNDWSTLDKFQRTRGVLRLMAAVIHSLWERQDGNLLIMPATVPIDDPAVQFELTRYLDDQWTPVIAKDVDGEHSLPLSLDREVPNLGRYSACRRVARTIYVGSAPTQRAANRGIDDRQVKLGCVQPGETVATFGDALRRLTDRATYLYVDGRRYWYSTQPTVTRLAEDRAGQLHEHDVLDEIVRRLREEARSRSDFHRVHACSGSSDIPDEREARLVILGPEHPHSKGQHDSPARLEAQTILDNRGNSPRNYKNTLVFLAGDATRLKELQTAIRQYLAWKSIWDEREQLNLDPFQSKQADTKRRNANDTVKARIPETWQWLLAPGQPELRGGLDWTEIRLQGTDSLALRASKKLKNEEMLLVQMGGIRLRLELDRVPLWRGDDVAVKQLIEDFATYLYLPRLRDPDVLVAAIREGVSRLTWEADTFAYAQGKDEESGRYRALDAGKAVNIQSEGGTLLVKPDVAARQIREETARRETSAVPGGETTSPGQPGEAVFPPDSGAQGAVQPGDSGVTPVTPVYRRFYGSVKLDSLRVGRDAGRIADEVIQHLTKLVGAEVEVTLEIQAQLPDGASDKTVRDVTENCRTLRFDSFGFEEE